Proteins encoded within one genomic window of Cellulomonas flavigena DSM 20109:
- a CDS encoding zinc-dependent metalloprotease yields MSPDVPPPDGPGGPPQWEQMLRAMLGPAADDAIREMREMGLDPSAMAAASGLPTDPALLRQALEQMQRMLASSGDQPVNWQMAHDLARQQAAVGGDPSLSPGRVKDVRDALSVAELWLDAATDLPPAPGATHAWSRAEWVEATLSTWRTLTEPVAASLSAALAEALGPAITEMGASLPGGPPPGVQGDPAQLMRGLGSAVFGLQVGQAAGTLAREVFGTTDIGLPLLEAPAPALVATNVDAFAEGLDTPLDEVRLYLALREAAASRLFAHVPWLRTHLLDTVAEYARGIAIDVEHLEEAVASIDPTDPTALQEALSGGVFAPQTTPAQQAALARLEHALALVEGWVDEVATTAATPHLPHAVPLREMVRRRRAAGGPAEQTFASLVGLELRPRRLRDAATVWAHLTATRDVAGRDAVWAHPDLVPTPEDLDDPGGYDARRAAAVDETADLDRALAQILADADADADGPSGDDTSGPPAA; encoded by the coding sequence ATGAGTCCCGACGTCCCACCCCCCGACGGCCCCGGCGGGCCACCGCAGTGGGAGCAGATGCTCCGCGCCATGCTGGGCCCGGCGGCGGACGACGCGATCCGCGAGATGCGCGAGATGGGCCTCGACCCGTCGGCCATGGCCGCGGCGTCCGGGCTGCCCACCGATCCCGCCCTGCTGCGGCAGGCGCTCGAGCAGATGCAGCGGATGCTCGCGTCGTCGGGCGACCAGCCCGTGAACTGGCAGATGGCGCACGACCTGGCGCGGCAGCAGGCGGCGGTCGGCGGCGACCCGTCGCTGTCCCCAGGACGCGTCAAGGACGTGCGCGACGCGCTGTCCGTGGCCGAGCTGTGGCTCGACGCGGCGACGGACCTGCCGCCCGCCCCGGGCGCGACGCACGCGTGGAGCCGCGCCGAGTGGGTGGAGGCGACCCTGTCGACGTGGCGCACGCTCACCGAGCCGGTCGCCGCGTCCCTGTCCGCGGCGCTCGCCGAGGCCCTCGGTCCGGCGATCACCGAGATGGGGGCGTCGCTGCCCGGCGGACCACCGCCCGGCGTGCAGGGCGACCCGGCCCAGCTGATGCGCGGTCTGGGCTCCGCGGTCTTCGGCCTGCAGGTCGGGCAGGCCGCCGGCACCCTCGCCCGCGAGGTCTTCGGCACCACCGACATCGGCCTGCCGCTGCTCGAGGCGCCCGCGCCGGCGCTCGTCGCCACCAACGTCGACGCGTTCGCCGAGGGCCTCGACACGCCGCTGGACGAGGTGCGGCTGTACCTGGCGCTGCGCGAGGCCGCGGCGAGCCGCCTCTTCGCGCACGTGCCGTGGCTGCGGACCCACCTGCTCGACACCGTCGCGGAGTACGCGCGCGGCATCGCGATCGACGTCGAGCACCTCGAGGAGGCCGTCGCCTCGATCGACCCGACGGACCCCACGGCGCTGCAGGAGGCGTTGTCCGGCGGCGTGTTCGCCCCTCAGACGACCCCGGCGCAGCAGGCCGCGCTGGCCCGACTCGAGCACGCGCTCGCGCTCGTGGAGGGCTGGGTCGACGAGGTCGCGACGACCGCGGCGACACCCCACCTGCCGCACGCCGTGCCGCTGCGCGAGATGGTGCGCCGCCGCCGGGCAGCCGGTGGGCCGGCCGAGCAGACCTTCGCGAGCCTGGTCGGGCTGGAGCTGCGCCCGCGACGCCTGCGGGACGCCGCCACCGTGTGGGCGCACCTGACGGCCACGCGCGACGTCGCCGGGCGCGACGCGGTCTGGGCGCACCCGGACCTCGTCCCCACGCCCGAGGACCTCGACGACCCGGGCGGCTACGACGCGCGGCGCGCGGCCGCCGTGGACGAGACGGCCGACCTGGACCGGGCCCTCGCGCAGATCCTCGCCGACGCCGACGCCGACGCCGACGGCCCGTCCGGCGACGACACGAGCGGCCCACCCGCCGCGTGA
- a CDS encoding WhiB family transcriptional regulator has protein sequence MRLTTLLDHVNQGGSGPWPTSSTATTNDQFDRMVADLIPCRSYDSELWFAERQADVERAKALCRECPLIEGCLAGAVERAEPWGVWGGQVFVGGVVVATKRGRGRPRKDASAA, from the coding sequence GTGCGGCTCACGACGCTGCTCGACCACGTGAACCAGGGCGGATCCGGCCCCTGGCCCACCAGCAGCACCGCGACGACGAACGACCAGTTCGACCGGATGGTCGCGGACCTCATCCCGTGCCGGTCCTACGACAGCGAGCTGTGGTTCGCCGAGCGCCAGGCCGACGTCGAGCGGGCCAAGGCACTGTGCCGGGAGTGCCCGCTCATCGAGGGCTGCCTCGCCGGCGCCGTGGAGCGGGCCGAGCCCTGGGGTGTCTGGGGCGGTCAGGTCTTCGTCGGCGGTGTGGTCGTGGCCACCAAGCGTGGCCGTGGCCGGCCCCGGAAGGACGCGAGCGCGGCCTGA
- a CDS encoding UPF0182 family protein, giving the protein MTFASPPRPRPVAPRRRGPLVPTVVTLVVLVVLLLVLAQVWTEVLWYSQLGFTEVLRTEWVTRGVLFVLGFAVMAASVGFSLSYGYRARPVYAPSTQEQANLDQYREAIEPLRRLVLVVGPVVLGLFAGGAASQQWSTVQLWLKGGDVGVSDPQWGIDLGFYLFTLPGLRFVVSFLMAVLVLSSVAAVATHYLYGGLRIGGGEGAPRTTRAARVHLSVLGALVLLLVGASYWLDRYSILTKQQTGEQRWQGAGFTDVHAVIPSKAILAVAAVVVAGAFVATAFTGNWRLPAIGVGLMVVAAVVVGGVYPAVVQRFQVQPNQQDAESEYIQRNIDATLAAYGLDDIDIADYDANVTAEPGALRENAETTASIRLLDPNIVSPSFKQLQQIRGFYDFPDSLSVDRYTIDGESRDTVIAVRELDLNGLNAGQRNWTNDTTVYTHGFGVVAAYGNTRGARGAPAFWEGGIPSQGELGEYEPRIYFGQKSPEYSIVGGRPGTDGWEFDYPDDETGTGSVPFRFPTEEDSAGPAVGSLWNKVLFALKFGDEQILFSDRVTETSQILYDRNPRDRVAKVAPYLDLDGRVYPAVVDGRVKWIIDGYTTSDQYPYAAVRSLEDATTDSLTERSSTVQALLPKQVNYIRNSVKATVDAYDGSVDLYAWDTEDPVLDAWTKVFPTSLKPMSEISGDLMSHIRYPEDLFKVQRALLGQYHVTNAAGFFSGNDFWQSPADPTATNADVAQPPYYLTLQMPGEDKATFSLMSTFIPGGANARNVLTGYLAVDAEAGNTPGKVSETYGRIRLLELPRDSTVPGPGQASANFTADPTVSNELNILQRGDSIVRRGNLLTLPVGGGLLYVQPVYVQAASGTTFPLLQRVLVSFGDEIGFAQTLDEALDQVFGGDSGADAGDAGAEPVPPVDTEEPVEPGDEPTGDPTAEPTADATTAPTADPDARAALDEALQRAQQAIRAGQDALADGDFAAYGEAQDRLDAAIADAIAAEGRLQD; this is encoded by the coding sequence GTGACCTTCGCCTCCCCGCCCCGCCCCCGACCTGTCGCGCCGCGCCGCCGCGGCCCTCTGGTCCCGACCGTCGTCACGCTCGTCGTACTCGTCGTCCTGCTGCTCGTGCTCGCACAGGTCTGGACCGAGGTCCTCTGGTACTCGCAGCTGGGGTTCACCGAGGTGCTGCGCACCGAGTGGGTCACGCGCGGCGTCCTGTTCGTCCTGGGCTTCGCCGTCATGGCCGCGAGCGTGGGCTTCTCGCTCAGCTACGGCTACCGCGCGCGGCCGGTGTACGCGCCCTCGACGCAGGAGCAGGCCAACCTCGACCAGTACCGCGAGGCCATCGAGCCGCTGCGCCGGCTCGTGCTGGTGGTCGGCCCTGTCGTGCTCGGGCTCTTCGCGGGTGGCGCGGCCTCCCAGCAGTGGAGCACCGTGCAGCTGTGGCTCAAGGGTGGAGACGTCGGGGTGAGCGACCCGCAGTGGGGCATCGACCTGGGGTTCTACCTCTTCACGCTGCCCGGTCTGCGGTTCGTCGTGTCGTTCCTCATGGCGGTGCTGGTGCTCTCGAGCGTCGCGGCCGTCGCGACGCACTACCTCTACGGCGGCCTGCGCATCGGCGGGGGCGAGGGAGCGCCGCGCACCACGCGCGCGGCGCGCGTCCACCTGTCGGTGCTCGGTGCGCTGGTCCTGCTGCTCGTCGGCGCGAGCTACTGGCTGGACCGCTACTCGATCCTCACCAAGCAGCAGACGGGCGAGCAGCGCTGGCAGGGGGCCGGGTTCACGGACGTGCACGCGGTGATCCCGTCGAAGGCGATCCTGGCCGTCGCCGCGGTCGTCGTGGCCGGTGCGTTCGTCGCGACGGCGTTCACGGGCAACTGGCGCCTGCCGGCGATCGGCGTGGGGCTGATGGTGGTGGCGGCGGTCGTCGTCGGCGGCGTGTACCCGGCGGTCGTGCAGCGCTTCCAGGTGCAGCCGAACCAGCAGGACGCGGAGTCGGAGTACATCCAACGCAACATCGACGCGACGCTCGCGGCGTACGGGCTCGACGACATCGACATCGCCGACTACGACGCGAACGTCACGGCCGAGCCGGGCGCGCTGCGGGAGAACGCGGAGACCACCGCGTCCATCCGCCTGCTGGACCCGAACATCGTGTCGCCGTCGTTCAAGCAGCTGCAGCAGATCCGCGGGTTCTACGACTTCCCCGACTCGCTGTCCGTCGACCGGTACACGATCGACGGCGAGAGCCGCGACACGGTGATCGCGGTGCGTGAGCTCGACCTCAACGGCCTCAACGCGGGGCAGCGCAACTGGACCAACGACACGACGGTGTACACGCACGGGTTCGGGGTCGTCGCCGCGTACGGCAACACGCGCGGTGCACGCGGCGCACCCGCGTTCTGGGAGGGCGGGATCCCCTCGCAGGGCGAGCTGGGGGAGTACGAGCCGCGCATCTACTTCGGCCAGAAGTCCCCCGAGTACTCGATCGTCGGGGGCCGGCCGGGAACCGATGGCTGGGAGTTCGACTACCCGGACGACGAGACGGGCACCGGGTCCGTGCCCTTCCGCTTCCCCACGGAGGAGGACTCCGCGGGCCCGGCGGTGGGGTCGCTGTGGAACAAGGTGCTGTTCGCGCTGAAGTTCGGCGACGAGCAGATCCTCTTCTCCGACCGCGTGACCGAGACCTCGCAGATCCTCTACGACCGCAACCCGCGCGACCGCGTCGCGAAGGTCGCGCCGTACCTCGACCTCGACGGACGCGTGTACCCCGCGGTCGTCGACGGCCGCGTGAAGTGGATCATCGACGGGTACACCACGTCCGACCAGTACCCCTACGCCGCGGTGCGCTCCCTCGAGGACGCCACCACGGACTCGCTGACCGAGCGCAGCAGCACCGTGCAGGCGCTGCTGCCCAAGCAGGTCAACTACATCCGCAACTCCGTGAAGGCCACGGTGGACGCGTACGACGGGTCGGTCGACCTGTACGCGTGGGACACCGAGGACCCGGTCCTCGACGCGTGGACCAAGGTGTTCCCGACCTCGCTGAAGCCGATGTCCGAGATCTCGGGCGACCTGATGAGCCACATCCGGTACCCGGAGGACCTCTTCAAGGTGCAGCGTGCTCTGCTCGGGCAGTACCACGTGACGAACGCGGCGGGCTTCTTCTCCGGGAACGACTTCTGGCAGAGCCCGGCCGACCCGACCGCGACCAACGCGGACGTCGCGCAGCCGCCCTACTACCTGACGCTGCAGATGCCGGGCGAGGACAAGGCGACGTTCTCGCTGATGTCGACCTTCATCCCGGGCGGTGCCAACGCGCGCAACGTGCTCACCGGGTACCTCGCGGTGGACGCGGAAGCCGGCAACACGCCGGGCAAGGTCTCCGAGACGTACGGCAGGATCCGGCTTCTCGAGCTGCCGCGTGACTCCACCGTCCCCGGGCCGGGGCAGGCGAGCGCGAACTTCACCGCCGACCCGACGGTGTCGAACGAGCTGAACATCCTGCAGCGCGGTGACTCGATCGTGCGGCGTGGCAACCTGCTGACGCTGCCCGTCGGCGGCGGTCTGCTGTACGTCCAGCCGGTGTACGTGCAGGCGGCGAGCGGGACGACGTTCCCGCTGCTGCAGCGTGTGCTCGTCTCGTTCGGTGACGAGATCGGCTTCGCCCAGACGCTCGACGAGGCGCTGGACCAGGTCTTCGGCGGCGACTCCGGTGCGGACGCGGGTGACGCCGGCGCCGAACCGGTGCCCCCGGTCGACACGGAGGAGCCGGTGGAGCCCGGCGACGAGCCGACCGGCGACCCGACGGCGGAGCCGACCGCGGACGCCACGACGGCGCCGACGGCCGACCCGGACGCGCGGGCGGCCCTCGACGAGGCGCTGCAGCGGGCGCAGCAGGCCATCCGCGCGGGTCAGGACGCGCTGGCCGACGGGGACTTCGCCGCCTACGGCGAGGCGCAGGACCGCCTGGACGCCGCGATCGCCGACGCGATCGCCGCGGAGGGACGCCTGCAGGACTGA
- a CDS encoding MazG nucleotide pyrophosphohydrolase domain-containing protein has product MELDDMQARARAVRAQYAALEQERYGREWTPEEIMLGFLGDVGDLAKLVQGKAGVRPRAGLDDALAHELADCLWSVLTLADCYGVDLAAAFDRTMDDLTAHLEGLGHAWPTD; this is encoded by the coding sequence ATGGAGCTCGACGACATGCAGGCCAGGGCCCGGGCGGTGCGCGCGCAGTACGCCGCGCTCGAGCAGGAGCGGTACGGGCGTGAGTGGACGCCCGAGGAGATCATGCTGGGCTTCCTCGGGGACGTCGGAGACCTCGCGAAGCTCGTCCAGGGCAAGGCCGGTGTTCGGCCGCGCGCCGGCCTCGACGACGCGCTGGCCCACGAGCTCGCCGACTGCCTGTGGTCCGTCCTCACGCTTGCCGACTGCTACGGCGTCGACCTCGCGGCCGCCTTCGACCGCACCATGGACGACCTCACCGCGCACCTCGAGGGGCTGGGCCACGCCTGGCCGACGGACTAA
- a CDS encoding M48 family metallopeptidase, translated as MEVRRSRRRARTVSAWREGGRTIVAIPARFTRAQEREWVARMVERLAAQERRRRPSDAQLVARATELSRRYLGGRAVPTSVRWSSNQGRRWGSCTPSDGTIRISDRLQGMPRWVLDYVLLHELAHLLQPGHGDAFWAELAAYPHTQRARGFLEGCAFTRDGAEAGDVPDEPAADDADEPVGGA; from the coding sequence GTGGAGGTGCGCAGGTCGCGTCGCCGCGCGCGCACGGTGAGCGCGTGGCGCGAGGGCGGCCGCACCATCGTGGCGATCCCCGCCCGGTTCACGCGCGCGCAGGAGCGCGAGTGGGTGGCGCGCATGGTCGAGCGCCTCGCCGCCCAGGAGCGTCGCCGCCGCCCGTCGGACGCCCAGCTCGTCGCTCGGGCGACCGAGCTGTCGCGGCGGTACCTCGGGGGACGTGCCGTGCCGACGAGCGTGCGGTGGTCGTCCAACCAGGGGCGCCGGTGGGGGTCGTGCACGCCCTCCGACGGCACCATCCGCATCTCCGACCGCCTGCAGGGCATGCCGCGCTGGGTCCTCGACTACGTCCTCCTGCACGAGCTGGCGCACCTGCTGCAGCCCGGGCACGGCGACGCGTTCTGGGCCGAGCTGGCCGCCTACCCGCACACGCAGCGCGCGCGGGGCTTCCTCGAGGGCTGCGCGTTCACGCGCGACGGCGCCGAGGCCGGCGACGTGCCCGACGAGCCTGCGGCGGACGATGCCGACGAGCCCGTCGGCGGGGCCTGA
- a CDS encoding PPA1309 family protein, whose amino-acid sequence MSTPPAPSPQPDDTQTRARRALADAVREIEHHVAAAGWDAPVRVFALVRTRTALTTEPGLADQLAPEVLAAARADDQHLTSVEQEGLPAAEDLEHLLGGLTWPPTVDGAAVTVERVVLPPGAEEDLPADPDAALAALLAHPQRQDVRLAVAVLRDGPSWCAVRTRAHDDDDAVGQGPDLVPGLVEAVRATLE is encoded by the coding sequence GTGAGCACGCCCCCCGCACCGTCACCGCAGCCCGACGACACCCAGACCCGCGCGCGACGCGCCCTCGCCGACGCCGTCCGGGAGATCGAGCACCACGTCGCCGCCGCCGGCTGGGACGCCCCCGTGCGGGTCTTCGCGCTCGTGCGGACCCGGACGGCGCTGACGACCGAGCCGGGTCTCGCCGACCAGCTCGCCCCCGAGGTCCTCGCCGCCGCACGCGCCGACGACCAGCACCTGACGTCCGTCGAGCAGGAGGGGCTGCCCGCCGCCGAGGACCTCGAGCACCTGCTCGGAGGGCTGACGTGGCCGCCCACGGTCGACGGTGCCGCGGTCACGGTCGAGCGCGTCGTCCTGCCCCCGGGGGCCGAGGAGGACCTGCCGGCCGACCCGGACGCCGCTCTCGCGGCCCTGCTCGCCCACCCGCAGCGCCAGGACGTGCGGCTCGCCGTCGCGGTGCTGCGCGACGGTCCTTCGTGGTGCGCCGTGCGCACCCGCGCGCACGACGACGACGACGCGGTCGGTCAGGGCCCGGACCTCGTGCCCGGCCTCGTCGAGGCGGTGCGCGCGACGCTCGAGTGA
- a CDS encoding DMT family transporter → MTSDTRVLAQYLAAALVWGSSFLFMKVALEGLSSPQVALSRLLLGASTLVVVMLVARRPWPRDRRTWGHLTVLGVLLCVVPYLLFAWSGQYLASGLSSIFNATTPLMTAAAVAVLLPVERLAPVQRLGLAVGAVGVVVVVGPWAYVAEAATAAPLPAVLACLGATACYGLGTTYQRRFVVPLRLPPETVAAGQVSAGAVLLTLTSPLVATGPVQLTWPVVLSMLGLGALGTGLAYAWMARIIDAWGPQRASTVTYLTPLVGVLLGIVVLGEQLHWYEPVGGLLVVLGVVVAQRTGPRPGAAVPVTDTATTSTVTTVTAPDQGTDLDARPR, encoded by the coding sequence GTGACGTCCGACACGCGCGTGCTCGCGCAGTACCTCGCCGCCGCGCTCGTGTGGGGCTCGAGCTTCCTGTTCATGAAGGTCGCGCTCGAGGGGCTGTCGTCCCCGCAGGTGGCGCTGTCGCGGCTGCTGCTGGGTGCGTCCACGCTGGTCGTCGTCATGCTGGTGGCCCGGCGGCCGTGGCCGCGGGACCGGCGCACGTGGGGCCACCTGACGGTGCTCGGCGTGCTGCTGTGCGTCGTGCCGTACCTGCTGTTCGCCTGGTCGGGGCAGTACCTGGCGTCGGGGCTGTCGAGCATCTTCAACGCCACGACGCCGCTCATGACGGCAGCCGCCGTCGCGGTGCTGCTGCCCGTCGAGCGGCTGGCGCCCGTGCAGCGGCTGGGGCTCGCCGTCGGAGCGGTCGGCGTCGTGGTCGTCGTCGGGCCGTGGGCGTACGTCGCCGAGGCGGCCACGGCGGCGCCGCTGCCCGCCGTTCTCGCGTGCCTCGGCGCGACCGCCTGCTACGGCCTGGGCACGACGTACCAGCGCCGGTTCGTCGTGCCGCTGCGGCTGCCGCCCGAGACGGTCGCCGCGGGCCAGGTGAGCGCCGGCGCGGTCCTGCTCACGCTCACGTCACCGCTCGTCGCGACGGGACCGGTGCAGCTCACGTGGCCCGTCGTGCTGTCGATGCTGGGGCTCGGTGCGCTCGGAACCGGGCTGGCGTACGCGTGGATGGCGCGCATCATCGACGCCTGGGGGCCGCAGCGGGCGTCCACCGTCACGTACCTGACGCCGCTCGTCGGCGTGCTGCTCGGCATCGTCGTGCTGGGGGAGCAGCTGCACTGGTACGAGCCGGTCGGCGGGCTGCTCGTCGTCCTCGGGGTCGTCGTCGCACAGCGCACCGGACCCCGGCCGGGGGCCGCGGTGCCGGTCACGGACACTGCCACCACCAGTACCGTGACGACCGTCACCGCCCCTGACCAGGGAACCGATTTGGACGCTCGGCCCAGGTGA
- a CDS encoding DUF5679 domain-containing protein has protein sequence MADTWAGEFYCVKCKEKRETEGEVVVSESGRRMAKAVCPVCGTKLNRILGKA, from the coding sequence ATGGCCGACACCTGGGCGGGCGAGTTCTACTGTGTGAAGTGCAAGGAGAAGCGGGAGACGGAGGGCGAGGTCGTCGTCTCCGAGTCCGGCCGCCGGATGGCCAAGGCCGTCTGCCCGGTCTGCGGCACCAAGCTGAACCGGATCCTCGGCAAGGCCTGA
- a CDS encoding S16 family serine protease, whose amino-acid sequence MIVPVLDEKPTDDASQDPAHDVDDVPADASPGPAAEGADETVDVAEDGVDDDAPVAPAPGDAVDPVAHPAADPVAHPAADPAAQPEDDPLPRPTPRAVIQSVGMLAAAVLVGILAVVPAPYAVNGPGPTTDVLGEVGGSPLIEVDGATTYPSTGELRLTTISGVGGPGYPAYLVNVLRGWVSRASVVRPVEEVYPQDATREEIEESNAGLMVSSQENAAVAALVELGYEVPATLVVAGTVEGTDAVDKLEEGDVLTAMDGEPLADYQSLVARLAEIEPGTTISLTVRRHAQDVEVAVVTGEREDGGAQIGVFVDPSFDMPVDVSINIEGVGGPSAGTMFALGLVDLLTPEDEAAGEVIAGTGTIDVTGAVGPIGGIRQKLAGAVRDGAAWFLAPDGNCDEVVGHVPRGLRVVRVATLHDAREAMEAIGAGETDELPTCTAG is encoded by the coding sequence ATGATCGTCCCCGTGCTCGACGAGAAGCCCACCGACGACGCCTCCCAGGACCCGGCCCACGACGTCGACGACGTGCCCGCCGACGCGTCCCCGGGGCCGGCCGCGGAGGGGGCGGACGAGACCGTCGACGTCGCGGAGGACGGTGTCGACGACGACGCGCCGGTCGCGCCTGCGCCGGGGGACGCCGTGGACCCTGTCGCCCACCCCGCCGCGGACCCTGTCGCCCACCCGGCCGCGGACCCTGCCGCCCAGCCCGAGGACGACCCGCTGCCGCGGCCGACCCCGCGCGCCGTGATCCAGTCGGTCGGCATGCTCGCCGCCGCGGTGCTCGTCGGCATCCTGGCGGTCGTGCCCGCTCCGTACGCCGTGAACGGGCCCGGCCCGACGACCGACGTGCTCGGCGAGGTCGGCGGCAGCCCGCTCATCGAGGTCGACGGTGCGACCACGTACCCGTCGACCGGTGAGCTGCGGCTGACGACGATCTCCGGCGTCGGCGGCCCCGGTTACCCGGCGTACCTCGTCAACGTGCTGCGGGGCTGGGTCTCGCGCGCGTCCGTGGTGCGTCCCGTCGAGGAGGTCTACCCGCAGGACGCGACGCGCGAGGAGATCGAGGAGTCCAACGCGGGGCTCATGGTGTCCTCGCAGGAGAACGCAGCGGTCGCGGCACTCGTCGAGCTCGGGTACGAGGTGCCGGCGACGCTGGTCGTGGCCGGCACGGTCGAGGGCACGGACGCCGTCGACAAGCTCGAGGAGGGCGACGTCCTCACGGCGATGGACGGTGAGCCGCTCGCGGACTACCAGTCGCTGGTCGCGCGGCTCGCCGAGATCGAGCCGGGCACGACGATCTCCCTGACGGTCCGGCGGCACGCGCAGGACGTCGAGGTGGCCGTGGTGACGGGCGAGCGCGAGGACGGCGGGGCGCAGATCGGGGTGTTCGTCGACCCGTCGTTCGACATGCCGGTGGACGTCAGCATCAACATCGAGGGTGTCGGCGGGCCGAGCGCCGGGACGATGTTCGCGCTCGGGCTCGTCGACCTGCTGACCCCCGAGGACGAGGCGGCGGGCGAGGTCATCGCCGGCACCGGGACGATCGACGTGACGGGTGCCGTCGGCCCGATCGGGGGGATCCGCCAGAAGCTCGCCGGGGCGGTGCGTGACGGGGCGGCCTGGTTCCTGGCCCCGGACGGCAACTGCGACGAGGTCGTGGGGCACGTGCCGCGCGGTCTGCGCGTCGTCCGCGTCGCCACGCTCCACGACGCGCGCGAGGCGATGGAGGCGATCGGCGCCGGCGAGACCGACGAGCTGCCGACCTGCACGGCGGGCTGA
- a CDS encoding DUF1801 domain-containing protein: MSMSSKDEKNLAQVLDKIAELADPDRSTMQQVHDVIMAAAPGLKPRIWYGMPAYARSASTPALLTLRKDERLNLAITEKAAFRAAGGADGGLMPAAWYFETVDAATEKRITEIVRSVVD; encoded by the coding sequence ATGTCGATGTCGTCGAAGGACGAGAAGAACCTCGCGCAGGTGCTCGACAAGATCGCCGAGCTGGCCGATCCGGACCGCTCGACGATGCAGCAGGTGCACGACGTCATCATGGCGGCCGCACCCGGGCTCAAGCCCCGCATCTGGTACGGCATGCCCGCGTACGCGCGGTCGGCGAGCACGCCCGCGCTCCTCACGCTGCGCAAGGACGAGCGGCTCAACCTCGCGATCACGGAGAAGGCGGCGTTCCGCGCGGCGGGCGGCGCGGACGGCGGGCTGATGCCGGCCGCGTGGTACTTCGAGACGGTGGACGCCGCGACGGAGAAGCGCATCACGGAGATCGTCCGGTCGGTCGTCGACTGA